From the genome of Nasonia vitripennis strain AsymCx chromosome 1, Nvit_psr_1.1, whole genome shotgun sequence, one region includes:
- the LOC103317801 gene encoding venom peptide SjAPI yields MIKIFAFCVLLVVGASMVTIQEATAAHHCPANQTWNTGCRSACPPRCHVQYACLAIICSPPACTCSPGYILKGKACVKPQDC; encoded by the exons atgattaaaatttttgcgTTCTGCGTTTTGCTCGTTGTCGGTGCCAGTATGGTCACTATAC AAGAAGCAACGGCTGCGCATCACTGTCCTGCGAATCAAACGTGGAACACAGGCTGTCGCTCAGCATGTCCGCCAAGGTGTCACGTGCAATACGCGTGTCTAGCTATT ATTTGCTCTCCACCGGCGTGCACCTGCTCTCCTGGTTACATATTGAAGGGGAAAGCATGTGTTAAACCTCAAGACTGCtga